One segment of Anatilimnocola aggregata DNA contains the following:
- a CDS encoding OmpH family outer membrane protein — protein sequence MTYTSTRLLLGVLAVACAVPSPLTAQDKPAELPIAVLNLDKVFAGYTKHSDRLQPLRDSAKELDETVQIRQVELETAANQMRKSPPGSPDQQRAQGQLIKLQNDLRQFVEQERQKLQKREVVILITTQRDIDEQLKKICQARGLKLVLRQNSPPDENQPLQELVKNLGRDVIYQDGLDITDDVLKALNETESK from the coding sequence ATGACTTACACATCCACTCGCCTGCTCCTCGGCGTGCTTGCCGTGGCCTGTGCGGTGCCGTCGCCCCTGACCGCGCAAGACAAGCCCGCAGAACTGCCGATCGCAGTCCTCAACCTCGACAAGGTCTTTGCTGGCTACACAAAACACTCCGATCGCCTGCAACCACTCCGCGACAGTGCCAAAGAACTGGACGAAACGGTTCAGATTCGGCAAGTCGAGTTGGAGACAGCTGCCAACCAAATGCGCAAGTCCCCTCCCGGTTCGCCCGACCAGCAGCGGGCGCAAGGACAACTCATCAAACTGCAAAACGACCTGCGGCAGTTCGTCGAACAAGAACGCCAAAAACTGCAAAAGCGCGAAGTCGTCATTCTGATCACCACCCAGCGCGACATTGACGAACAGCTGAAAAAGATTTGCCAGGCCCGCGGGCTGAAACTCGTTCTGCGGCAGAACAGTCCGCCCGACGAAAACCAACCCTTGCAAGAACTGGTGAAGAACCTGGGTCGCGATGTGATCTATCAGGACGGGCTCGATATTACTGACGACGTACTCAAGGCGTTGAATGAAACGGAATCGAAGTAG
- a CDS encoding OmpH family outer membrane protein, which yields MAGNSAFSRYGWALTLLAIFALWLRVEGMQWPATANAAPEASKTNGGAAVATVGVVDVWQAFEGHKKYIDYEVAGRKRAEEFARNREGIFAEYERLHRSYKELSEDSDEAVRLKRQLERMYVDMTDSDEKLKREESRNWNRLKADCYEDLLRAVDLVKKEKQLTLVLSAFEYNFDPNKSSDVFYRQYRAVVRYDESLDITKDVIAYLNKETL from the coding sequence ATGGCCGGTAACTCTGCCTTTTCCCGTTACGGCTGGGCACTCACTCTGCTGGCAATCTTCGCGCTTTGGCTGCGCGTCGAAGGGATGCAATGGCCTGCCACGGCCAATGCAGCGCCGGAGGCAAGTAAGACGAACGGTGGAGCCGCGGTGGCAACTGTCGGAGTCGTTGACGTGTGGCAAGCCTTCGAAGGGCACAAAAAGTATATTGACTATGAAGTTGCAGGACGGAAGCGAGCGGAGGAATTTGCCCGCAATCGGGAAGGGATCTTTGCCGAATATGAAAGACTTCATAGATCGTACAAAGAGCTGAGCGAGGACAGTGACGAGGCAGTCCGCCTCAAAAGACAACTTGAACGAATGTACGTTGACATGACTGATTCAGACGAAAAACTCAAGCGAGAAGAATCACGGAACTGGAACAGACTCAAGGCCGATTGCTACGAAGACCTCCTGAGAGCGGTGGATCTCGTCAAGAAGGAGAAGCAACTCACATTAGTCCTAAGTGCCTTCGAATATAACTTCGATCCCAACAAGTCAAGTGATGTCTTCTATCGACAATACCGCGCTGTCGTTCGTTACGACGAGTCTCTCGATATCACCAAAGACGTCATTGCCTATCTCAACAAAGAAACGCTCTGA
- a CDS encoding FG-GAP repeat domain-containing protein produces the protein MKTCHVFAVLVTCVLGSLQAAEIPFKAEELPTKLGVGYAVRLIDMNNDQKLDICIVDQTRILWLENPTWKEHTLIDKQTRPDNVCFAPADIDGDGKIDFAVGADWKPFNTESGGTVQWIRRNPNEHKKDVKAPLLWEVHPISEVPTVHRINFADLDGDKKPELIVSPLMGRGTTKPNWQEATCQLLSYKIPADPVKGPWEPTVIDDKLHVTHNFQVTDFDHDGQPDILYVGFEGVSLLTKDASGKWQNKRIGEGNQKTSPNRGASEIKHGMLGKSGDYIATIEPWHGHQVVVYTKPTTERPSAGEGLWNRQVVDEELKWGHAVWCANLDDDEAEELVIGIRDDLGPTRKGGVRIYDPQDAAGQKWERQFVDQGGVAVEDLAVGDLNGDGKAEIVAVGRATHNVKIYWNGK, from the coding sequence ATGAAAACCTGTCACGTCTTTGCGGTCCTTGTCACCTGTGTGCTTGGCAGTCTCCAAGCTGCCGAGATTCCCTTCAAGGCTGAAGAACTGCCCACCAAACTCGGCGTGGGCTATGCCGTGCGGCTGATTGATATGAACAACGATCAGAAGCTCGATATCTGCATCGTCGATCAGACGCGCATTCTCTGGCTCGAGAATCCGACGTGGAAAGAACACACGCTCATCGACAAGCAAACTCGGCCCGATAATGTTTGCTTTGCCCCAGCTGATATCGATGGAGATGGGAAGATCGACTTCGCCGTCGGTGCGGATTGGAAGCCGTTCAACACCGAGAGTGGCGGCACCGTGCAGTGGATTCGCCGGAACCCCAACGAACACAAAAAAGACGTCAAAGCTCCGCTGCTGTGGGAAGTTCACCCCATCAGCGAAGTCCCCACGGTCCATCGCATCAACTTTGCCGATCTCGATGGGGACAAGAAGCCGGAACTGATCGTCTCGCCCCTCATGGGTCGTGGCACGACCAAGCCCAATTGGCAAGAGGCGACGTGCCAATTGCTCTCGTACAAGATTCCCGCCGATCCCGTGAAAGGCCCGTGGGAGCCGACCGTCATCGACGACAAGTTACACGTGACTCACAATTTTCAGGTGACCGACTTCGATCACGATGGCCAGCCCGACATTTTATACGTCGGCTTCGAAGGGGTTTCACTCCTCACCAAAGATGCCAGCGGCAAGTGGCAGAACAAGCGGATTGGCGAGGGGAACCAAAAGACGTCGCCCAATCGCGGTGCCAGCGAGATCAAGCACGGAATGTTGGGAAAATCGGGCGATTACATCGCCACCATCGAACCTTGGCACGGCCATCAGGTCGTTGTCTATACCAAGCCGACGACTGAACGCCCCTCGGCGGGCGAAGGCCTGTGGAATCGCCAGGTCGTCGACGAAGAACTGAAGTGGGGCCATGCCGTTTGGTGTGCCAACCTGGACGACGACGAAGCTGAGGAGCTCGTCATCGGCATACGTGATGACCTCGGCCCGACTCGCAAAGGAGGCGTGCGCATCTATGATCCGCAAGATGCTGCCGGCCAGAAGTGGGAACGGCAATTTGTCGATCAAGGTGGTGTAGCAGTCGAAGATCTCGCCGTGGGCGATTTGAACGGGGACGGCAAGGCGGAGATCGTGGCCGTCGGCCGTGCGACGCACAACGTCAAGATTTATTGGAACGGTAAGTAG
- a CDS encoding MBL fold metallo-hydrolase translates to MLDNAPVRSKKFQDLTIEGYSRAAVQTYWRIPELKIGFDLGAHPWDFMGTQTWLLSHLHLDHMAAVPVYVARRRMMKMEPPTIYLPEHAVELVDHLLRVVSRLDRGRLPCELIAVKPGDEFELSREHVVTVSATKHTVPSVGYVVWERRKKLKSEYQGLTGDQIRDLRMSGKDVTEEKRIPLVAYTGDTSPPGLDACPAMYEAKILIAEMTFVAPSHRKEKIHKHGHMHLDDWIERRDRFRNELIIAGHLSTRYHDKQVKHYVQKAFPDMLGGRLHLWL, encoded by the coding sequence ATGCTCGATAACGCTCCGGTACGTAGTAAGAAGTTTCAGGATTTAACGATCGAGGGCTACTCGCGCGCGGCGGTGCAGACGTACTGGCGAATTCCCGAGCTGAAGATCGGCTTCGACCTGGGCGCGCACCCTTGGGACTTCATGGGGACGCAGACCTGGCTCCTCTCGCACTTGCATCTCGATCACATGGCGGCAGTTCCTGTCTATGTCGCCCGGCGCCGGATGATGAAGATGGAACCCCCTACCATCTATCTGCCCGAGCATGCGGTCGAACTTGTCGATCATCTGCTGCGGGTTGTTTCGCGCCTCGATCGAGGGCGCTTGCCGTGCGAGCTGATTGCTGTGAAGCCCGGCGATGAGTTTGAACTGTCGCGCGAGCATGTCGTAACTGTCTCGGCGACAAAACACACGGTTCCTTCGGTCGGTTACGTGGTGTGGGAGCGGCGCAAAAAGCTGAAGAGCGAGTATCAAGGGCTGACGGGAGATCAGATTCGCGACCTGCGTATGAGCGGCAAAGACGTGACCGAGGAGAAGCGGATTCCGCTGGTCGCCTATACGGGCGATACTTCACCGCCGGGACTTGATGCCTGTCCTGCCATGTACGAAGCGAAGATTCTGATTGCCGAGATGACGTTTGTCGCCCCGAGCCATCGGAAAGAGAAGATTCACAAGCACGGGCATATGCACCTGGACGATTGGATCGAGCGCCGCGACCGCTTTCGCAACGAATTGATCATTGCCGGACATCTCAGCACGCGTTATCACGACAAGCAAGTAAAGCACTACGTGCAAAAAGCCTTCCCCGACATGCTCGGCGGCCGGCTCCACCTGTGGTTATGA
- the hemW gene encoding radical SAM family heme chaperone HemW, producing the protein MSSQIAEPRAAYVHVPFCRHRCGYCNFTLIAGRDDLIERYLAALELELQLLGSPRTVDTLFFGGGTPTHLPPAQLTRLLQLARSWFVLASGGEFSAEANPLDLTPERMGVLHEAGITRISIGAQSFSPRKLKLLERDHQPADIASAFHAAAQVASSVSLDLIFGVPEETPAEWEADLQQAIALQPQHISTYGLTIEKGTSFFPRVQRGELQPASDDASAGMYERAIDLLTAAGYEHYEVSNFALPSHRCRHNETYWLGRGYFAAGPGAARYVQGVREMNHRSTTTWLQRLEHHESPVAEREEIAAEERARERLVFGLRRLQGISLDDFQAETGFAAESLGGAALQQFIVQGLLQVEGNTLRLTRRGLLISDSLWPYFLRD; encoded by the coding sequence ATGAGTTCGCAAATCGCAGAGCCGCGGGCCGCGTATGTGCATGTCCCGTTTTGCCGGCATCGTTGCGGCTATTGCAATTTCACGCTCATTGCCGGCCGCGATGATTTGATCGAACGGTACTTAGCTGCACTCGAACTGGAACTGCAGCTGCTCGGTTCGCCGCGAACGGTTGATACGCTCTTTTTTGGCGGTGGCACCCCGACCCATCTGCCTCCCGCGCAGTTGACGCGATTGTTGCAACTGGCCCGCAGCTGGTTCGTGCTCGCAAGTGGTGGTGAGTTCAGCGCCGAAGCGAATCCGCTTGATCTGACTCCCGAGCGGATGGGGGTGCTGCACGAAGCCGGCATCACGCGGATCAGCATCGGCGCTCAATCCTTTAGCCCGCGCAAGTTGAAGCTCCTCGAGCGGGATCATCAGCCGGCAGATATCGCCAGCGCGTTTCACGCAGCTGCTCAAGTCGCTTCGTCGGTATCGCTCGATTTGATCTTCGGCGTACCAGAGGAAACACCGGCCGAGTGGGAAGCCGATCTGCAGCAAGCGATCGCTCTGCAACCGCAGCATATTTCGACCTATGGCCTGACGATCGAAAAGGGAACGTCGTTCTTCCCGCGTGTGCAGCGGGGCGAACTGCAGCCGGCCAGCGACGATGCGTCGGCGGGTATGTATGAGCGAGCCATCGACCTGCTGACAGCTGCCGGTTACGAACACTATGAAGTCTCGAACTTTGCGTTGCCGAGCCACCGCTGCCGACACAACGAAACCTATTGGCTCGGTCGCGGCTACTTTGCCGCTGGTCCGGGTGCTGCCCGTTATGTGCAGGGCGTGCGCGAAATGAACCACCGCAGTACGACCACCTGGCTCCAGCGTTTGGAGCATCACGAGTCGCCGGTCGCGGAGCGAGAAGAGATCGCTGCGGAAGAGCGCGCGCGCGAACGACTCGTGTTTGGTTTGCGGCGACTGCAAGGAATCTCGCTGGACGATTTTCAAGCGGAGACCGGCTTTGCCGCTGAGTCGCTGGGGGGAGCAGCGCTGCAGCAGTTCATCGTCCAAGGTTTGCTGCAGGTGGAAGGGAACACGCTTCGCCTCACGCGCCGCGGCTTGTTGATTAGCGATAGCCTCTGGCCGTACTTTTTGCGCGACTAG
- a CDS encoding alpha/beta hydrolase family protein, with product MLILWGLSTLALAEEPLPRTPETFEVAGHKAFVYAAPQPAAGKPWVWYAPTIKGLSLVGRKAYYEGFLREGISIAGYDLGEVRGGPASSARFSQFYDEMVKRGWSKKPILLGQSRGGLMMLAWAMRNPEHVQAFVGIYPVCNLTQWPLKNKELTLADYQMTEADFRSKLAELNPVDNLKELAAQKVPMFIVHGDADAAVTYPDNTGLLKQRYEAAGGPITVKVIAGEGHQATPSFFECTELIEFVKKQAKTPR from the coding sequence ATGCTGATCCTTTGGGGACTTTCCACACTTGCTCTGGCGGAAGAACCACTCCCCAGAACACCAGAGACATTCGAAGTCGCGGGACACAAGGCATTCGTCTACGCCGCGCCGCAGCCCGCGGCAGGCAAGCCCTGGGTTTGGTACGCACCGACGATTAAGGGACTGTCGTTGGTGGGGCGCAAAGCGTACTACGAGGGTTTTCTGCGCGAGGGAATCAGCATCGCCGGCTACGATCTGGGCGAAGTGCGGGGCGGCCCCGCAAGTTCGGCCAGGTTCTCGCAGTTCTACGACGAGATGGTCAAACGCGGCTGGTCGAAGAAGCCAATTCTGCTCGGCCAAAGTCGTGGCGGTCTGATGATGCTCGCCTGGGCAATGCGAAACCCCGAGCACGTGCAGGCGTTTGTGGGAATCTATCCCGTCTGCAACCTGACCCAGTGGCCGCTGAAGAACAAAGAGCTCACCCTGGCCGACTATCAAATGACCGAAGCTGACTTTCGGTCGAAGCTGGCGGAACTCAACCCCGTCGACAACCTCAAAGAGTTGGCCGCTCAGAAGGTTCCCATGTTCATCGTGCATGGCGATGCCGATGCTGCGGTCACTTACCCAGACAACACGGGCCTTCTCAAGCAGCGTTACGAAGCAGCAGGGGGGCCCATCACGGTGAAAGTCATCGCCGGCGAAGGTCATCAAGCCACCCCGTCGTTCTTCGAGTGCACCGAACTGATCGAGTTTGTCAAAAAACAAGCGAAGACGCCCCGCTAA
- the hemP gene encoding hemin uptake protein HemP produces the protein MIPAPPLTMRRLVRETVVRDTLMSTDEEAPAAELTQPQATSAPSPSEEHRRIWQSVDLLGEDAEALIMHRGQTYRLRCTKQGKLILYK, from the coding sequence ATGATCCCCGCTCCACCGCTCACGATGCGTCGCCTGGTGCGAGAGACCGTAGTACGAGACACACTCATGTCGACCGACGAAGAAGCCCCTGCCGCAGAGCTCACTCAACCGCAGGCCACCTCCGCGCCATCACCGTCCGAAGAGCACCGCCGCATCTGGCAGTCGGTCGACCTGCTCGGCGAAGATGCCGAAGCCCTCATCATGCACCGCGGCCAAACCTATCGCCTCCGCTGCACCAAGCAAGGTAAGCTGATTCTTTACAAGTAA
- a CDS encoding outer membrane protein assembly factor BamB family protein — translation MLPTLCVLLSLCTAESQPAWPAFLGQGASEVKPDSLPVTWSPAANIAWQTDLAGFGQSSPVIYGERVFVTAVEGPDKDICHLLALNLSDGKVQWKHSFDSSDKVKNSLYVSRAAPTPVTDDKHVFAFFESGDVVAVTHTGTEKWRKSLSSEFGKFQNKFGLAASPVMTDDSIVILVDDEGPSYLIALSKTDGKTKWKTDRTSRTSWSSPSLVEVAGAQHVVCSSSGTVDGYEAATGKLLWSYDEVGGNNKSTPRPYAPGSFLVGASASREAKATPGTDPKKSNFAMTIELVDGKPQPKVLWRTEQATPTFNSPVVYAGHAYWVNTQGVVFCLDATTGEARYTERLKQSCWATPLGVGDRLYFFGKDGVTSVLRTGPKFELLAENQLWDPAQLKVDPAKGAAEDTEEKREAAAMFSGPTQYGVAAVSGSLLIRTGDKLYCLRTNP, via the coding sequence ATGCTCCCCACACTGTGCGTACTTCTGTCGCTCTGCACTGCTGAAAGTCAGCCCGCCTGGCCAGCCTTCCTGGGTCAGGGTGCTTCGGAAGTTAAGCCCGACTCGCTGCCGGTCACCTGGTCGCCCGCTGCGAACATCGCCTGGCAAACCGACCTCGCTGGTTTCGGTCAATCGAGTCCCGTCATCTATGGCGAGCGCGTCTTCGTCACTGCTGTTGAGGGGCCCGATAAAGACATCTGCCATCTCCTGGCTCTCAATCTGAGCGATGGGAAGGTGCAATGGAAACACTCCTTCGACTCGTCCGACAAAGTGAAGAACAGTTTGTATGTCAGCCGCGCGGCACCCACGCCGGTCACCGACGACAAGCATGTCTTTGCGTTTTTCGAAAGTGGCGATGTGGTCGCCGTCACTCACACCGGCACCGAGAAGTGGCGCAAGAGCCTCTCGTCCGAGTTCGGTAAGTTTCAAAACAAGTTCGGGTTGGCCGCTTCGCCCGTCATGACCGACGACTCGATCGTCATCCTGGTCGATGACGAAGGCCCGTCGTATCTGATCGCGCTCAGCAAGACCGATGGCAAAACAAAGTGGAAGACCGATCGCACCAGCCGCACCAGTTGGAGTTCCCCCTCGCTGGTCGAAGTCGCGGGCGCTCAGCATGTTGTCTGCAGTTCGTCAGGAACCGTCGATGGTTACGAGGCCGCGACGGGCAAACTGCTGTGGAGTTACGACGAAGTCGGCGGCAACAACAAATCGACGCCGCGCCCGTATGCTCCCGGTTCGTTCCTGGTAGGTGCTTCGGCCAGTCGTGAAGCCAAGGCCACTCCCGGCACCGATCCCAAGAAGAGCAACTTCGCCATGACCATCGAACTGGTCGACGGCAAGCCGCAGCCCAAAGTCCTCTGGCGCACCGAACAGGCTACGCCAACGTTCAACTCGCCCGTCGTTTATGCGGGGCATGCCTACTGGGTGAACACGCAGGGTGTGGTCTTCTGCCTCGATGCCACCACCGGTGAAGCTCGCTACACCGAACGCTTGAAACAGTCGTGCTGGGCCACTCCGCTGGGCGTGGGCGATCGCCTCTATTTCTTCGGCAAAGATGGCGTCACTAGCGTCCTGCGAACCGGGCCAAAGTTCGAACTCCTCGCCGAGAATCAACTCTGGGATCCTGCCCAGCTCAAGGTTGACCCTGCCAAGGGGGCTGCTGAAGACACCGAAGAAAAACGCGAAGCTGCCGCCATGTTCTCCGGCCCCACGCAGTATGGCGTGGCAGCTGTCAGTGGCAGCCTGCTCATTCGAACCGGCGACAAACTCTACTGCTTGCGAACCAACCCATGA
- a CDS encoding DUF3386 family protein has protein sequence MLAPYRLPLHALLGLVLAWSVLPIADAAESAQALMDRAHHGRATWQKFPGFTADVTVSSAGHASTGTLAVSADGKIDLQLKSPAGLDWAQRSLNSIIGHRLADDQGATNVEFADEDTQHPFGRLLKSQDASEKSLWRVHGDVLTEVHRFHGDNHMVISVGDVARTAEGKHLPRSFSVTTWNTKTNAIVTARQVQQEWQRIQGVDLPVRILAAINKNDGSRTVEEITFSNHRLLGEVPVSTTTATSDKLPPLKVGVTSAGAAVADGHLYLYGGHMGAPHDYSADQQSSKFLRVYLSKPTEWEEVAGGPKRTGLALVGYRNQIYRVGGWESKNANGDKWLLYSSKDFARFDPKSGKWTDLAPMPRGRSSHDAAVIGNLLYVAGGWELNGEGDGDWHNTALVCDLSKSEPEWTEIAKPPFMRRALAVAGYRGKLYILGGMTDGNEMTGAVSVYDPETKTWSDGPALPGKGMETFGPSASGDENGLFATTGNGTVHRLADDGKSWVKAGELKHPRFFHRLVIADDGALVAVAGTARSGKVLETETIRPLAAGTK, from the coding sequence ATGCTTGCCCCTTATCGACTCCCCTTACACGCGTTACTCGGCCTGGTCTTGGCCTGGTCAGTGTTGCCGATTGCAGACGCTGCTGAATCCGCCCAAGCATTGATGGACCGCGCGCATCACGGCCGTGCAACCTGGCAGAAGTTTCCCGGCTTCACCGCTGACGTCACCGTCTCGTCGGCCGGTCACGCTTCGACCGGCACGCTGGCGGTTTCGGCTGACGGCAAGATCGATCTCCAATTGAAGAGCCCTGCCGGTCTCGATTGGGCTCAGCGGTCGCTCAACTCGATCATCGGCCATCGTCTGGCCGACGACCAAGGAGCCACCAACGTCGAGTTCGCCGATGAAGATACCCAGCACCCTTTCGGTCGTTTGCTCAAGTCGCAAGACGCCAGCGAAAAAAGCCTGTGGCGCGTGCACGGTGATGTGCTGACCGAAGTGCATCGCTTTCATGGCGATAACCACATGGTCATCAGCGTGGGCGACGTCGCTCGCACTGCCGAGGGCAAACACTTGCCCCGCAGCTTCAGCGTGACCACTTGGAACACCAAGACCAACGCGATCGTCACCGCCCGTCAAGTACAACAAGAGTGGCAGCGGATTCAAGGCGTCGACCTTCCGGTCCGCATCCTCGCCGCCATCAACAAAAATGACGGCAGCCGCACCGTCGAAGAAATCACCTTCAGCAACCATCGGCTGCTAGGAGAAGTTCCGGTGTCGACCACCACTGCCACCAGCGACAAACTGCCACCTCTCAAGGTCGGCGTGACCAGCGCAGGTGCTGCCGTCGCCGATGGCCACCTGTATCTCTATGGCGGCCACATGGGGGCTCCGCACGATTATTCGGCCGATCAACAATCGAGCAAGTTCCTGCGCGTGTACCTGTCCAAGCCCACCGAGTGGGAAGAAGTCGCCGGTGGACCCAAGCGCACCGGCCTGGCGCTCGTTGGCTATCGCAATCAGATCTATCGCGTCGGCGGCTGGGAATCGAAGAATGCCAACGGCGATAAGTGGCTTCTCTACTCCAGCAAAGACTTCGCCCGCTTCGACCCCAAGAGTGGCAAGTGGACCGACCTGGCCCCAATGCCCCGCGGTCGTTCGAGCCACGATGCAGCCGTTATCGGCAACCTCCTCTACGTTGCTGGCGGTTGGGAGCTCAATGGCGAAGGAGACGGCGATTGGCATAACACGGCCCTCGTCTGCGACTTGTCGAAATCGGAACCCGAGTGGACCGAAATCGCCAAGCCGCCGTTCATGCGGCGTGCGCTCGCGGTGGCTGGCTATCGCGGCAAGTTGTACATCCTCGGCGGCATGACCGATGGCAATGAAATGACCGGCGCAGTCTCGGTCTACGATCCTGAAACCAAGACCTGGTCGGACGGTCCTGCACTCCCTGGCAAGGGAATGGAAACGTTTGGACCTTCGGCGTCCGGCGATGAGAACGGCCTGTTCGCCACCACTGGCAACGGCACCGTGCATCGCCTGGCCGACGATGGAAAATCCTGGGTCAAAGCGGGTGAACTGAAACATCCGCGGTTCTTTCATCGTTTGGTCATTGCCGACGACGGCGCGCTGGTTGCTGTTGCCGGAACCGCTCGCAGCGGCAAGGTTCTCGAAACCGAGACCATCCGCCCGCTCGCCGCCGGTACTAAATAG